A part of Citrifermentans bremense genomic DNA contains:
- a CDS encoding response regulator, with amino-acid sequence MPKQPKRILVVDDEENARIGLSRLLAKEGFLVDSVANGFEALNYLREQEVNLIVTDINMPEMNGITFLKELNRSYPSSNVIMITAYGGVESYIEAMNLGAFEYINKPVKIDELKSILKKIFKETSH; translated from the coding sequence TTGCCAAAGCAGCCCAAGCGAATATTGGTGGTAGATGACGAGGAGAACGCGCGCATCGGTCTCTCCCGGTTGCTGGCGAAGGAAGGGTTCCTGGTTGACAGCGTTGCCAACGGTTTCGAGGCTCTGAACTACCTGCGCGAGCAGGAAGTGAACCTGATCGTGACCGACATCAACATGCCGGAGATGAATGGCATCACCTTCTTGAAGGAACTCAACCGGAGCTATCCCTCCAGCAACGTGATCATGATTACCGCCTACGGCGGTGTCGAGTCCTATATCGAGGCGATGAACCTTGGCGCCTTCGAATACATCAACAAGCCGGTGAAGATAGACGAGCTCAAATCGATCCTGAAAAAGATCTTCAAGGAAACCAGCCACTGA